In Corylus avellana chromosome ca8, CavTom2PMs-1.0, the genomic stretch AAACATAACGATACATATCATCTACGTTAACTTTTTCATACAATCTCTTTTACATATTCATACTTTCACATACTTTTCCGTTTCTTATTAACAAGAGTATCCATACTCCCACTTAACAAACTTAGTTGGTTAAGTGTATTCTCCCCACTCAACTGCTAGGTTGCTACAATTTATCTATCTTATAGCTTTGAGTTGTTAAGCAACTTTATTTTCCCCTTCCTTACATTAGGGTGTTAGGCTTATAATGCCCATAATTGTTTGACTTTTATATGCATTCTTCACATACATTATCATTCTTTTCACATGCAATATTGTAGCTTTTCGTAAAACTTGTTTTCCTTTCAAAATTCATCCTtttcataaacatttttttttaaaaccatattttcttttaaaacacatatgaaatatttcaaataacatttatattcataataaaataataaagctcaACAAAattagggaaatgctaggtgttcttctagtttTCTCTTGATGTCCTCCCTActataatgtgatttttaaaattatcgttgaatttgagattattattattgacttttaatctattgatgattttaaaagccacatcacaattgaGAGGACACCaaaagaacactagaagaacacctagcatttcccacAAGATTATATATAACATGCTTTCGTAAAATAATGCAGTGCTAGTAAGTTTATGCTTACAACTTTGGCTTAATCTGTTAAAACAACTCCTGGTAAACAACCTCTATATTTtctatgcatttttatttttatttttataatgtaTCTATTGATTAAACTCGAATCTCTATTTCGAAACCCTAAACCTTAGTCAAACCCTAGGGTCCTTCGATGCCTCAAGAAACCCTAATACCTTTATCGTGATAGATATCGATCGATCAGGGATCAACCGAAGATCTGTTGAGGGTCACTCAAACCCTTCTAAGCTTTATGCAAAAGCTTGGTCTACCGAGGTATCTTCCGAGAAAGCCTAATGTTTCTATGATCAGTTTGGCCGATCAAAGTATTGAGCTTGGTCGACCGAGATACCcatacaacaacaacaatttttcaaactgtCCTGAAATCTGAACATTCAACCACTTCTTATGTTTAACATTTCCGTAGTCATTCTATATAACTTATATACAACAGAACTACCGATTGCAATAGTTGAAAAATGTCTATGTTTTTTTAAACCTTAGACAAACTAGGGTTTTATAAGAACATAATTTACatgcttcttttttattataaaaatacttGGACAACATAACAATGTGTTTACGTGCGTAAACTGATCGCATGCATAACCATGTTTACGtgactttataaaaataacctcAAAACTTTCTGTTATGAAACTTCCTAATATAACATGACCACATTcatgtttatttataatttgtgcagtatttttataatataaacatATTAACTCGTAACAACATTATAGCAATTTTAGTATGGTcacatataaattaaatttatacgGGCATTACTACGCAGTCCTAACATATCTAACTATTGCGCATTTTGAAACTCGAGAATAAACACAGCATTATAACATCAGATTTAAAACTCTAACTagcaaaataatcaaaagttaGAGTTTTAGAAATTATACCTAGAAAACTCTACTTTTGAACATTTCAAACTTCTAGATCGAGCAGTGTTACGAGCCTGAGTAATAGATCTCGTAACGGGACCTTGGGTACGTAGAAAAATAGGACTAGTCCTGCGTTTCCTACCTATGATTGCAGAAAATTGAGATAGTTAGAGAGACCCCAAACCTCACAACACAAAGTGTTGATTTTACTGAAATATTCTCTGCCAATATTATTGCAAAAGTCTGCTTTAAATAGAGGTTACAACCGACATAGATTTACTCTAGAGTTTGTAAACCTATACTATTAGGACTGGGAGACATAAGGCACATAAAGGAAATACCTTACAACTCCAACAAGGACTTGGAAATCCTATTTATTTAAGAACTACGACACTTAACAagaaatagggaaaaataacaATCATATGGAAATAATAAAGATTACTCTTAACCAATTTAAGAGACAAGGCAGAGACTACTAATAGATTACTAATAGACCTAGGATTGTAACATTCCTCCCTCCTTGGAAGTGTCCTTGTCCTCAAGGACAAAATTTGGGAATCGAGAAATGAAGTCATCCTTGTTTTCCCATGAAGCATCCGCAGGGGAAAATCCCACCCAGTGGACTAGAATCTCCACTACACCCTTGCGCACCCTCTGCTCTAGGACAGATTGAGGTTGGATTGGTGAATCAGGAACAACAGGCAGCTCAATCTCTGTAGGTTCTGCAGTACCCACATGTTGCTTAAGGACTGAAATGTGGAAAACAGGATGTAACTTAGAATCTTTGGGCAAATCGAGCAGGTAAGCAACGgatccaattttttttagaattttaaaagGACCATAATATTTAGCAGAAAGCTTGACATTGCTTCGAAACTCCACAGAAGACTGACGATAAGGCTGTAGTTTTAGATAAACCCAATCTCCTACATTAAATTGCTTCTCTTTGTGATGCTTGTTGTAAATTTGGGACATCCGATTCTGAGCTTGTATCANNNNNNNNNNNNNNNNNNNNNNNNNNNNNNNNNNNNNNNNNNNNNNNNNNNNNNNNNNNNNNNNNNNNNNNNNNNNNNNNNNNNNNNNNNNNNNNNNNNNTTCGGACAATGGGCTTTGGCTTGATGCAGCAATATCACATCTTCAGTGAAGAAGGGTAATGCCCCAAGGCATGAATCTTTCTCCTGATTTTCTGTTGCTTGTTTCATTGAGATAGTGAATTGTATGTCAACAGCTTACTGTGCACATGGATGGATTAGCATCAGATGCATTTGCTTCACATTTGTGTGCTACATTTCTTGATGTACAAAATATATGCTGCAGCTGATTATAAAGCTTTTTGGGCTGAAACTTGAGGCCTTTCCTTTCATTATGCCTGTGGTATTTGGAAAATAGTTCTATTGTTAATCGGAAGCCATTTAAAATTCTCATGAAATAAGTGTAATAAATGTGTTAGGGTAGCATTATGCTTTCGAAAAGAGATACTATACATCTTCACCTGattcttctttcattcttcatcttttcaaaatcactattgcATTTGTAGGGCTCATGTGTAGGATCCATATGGCCCCAtagatctaatggtaatttaaaaaaaatcgggAGGATAGGAGACGAACCAAGGGAGGAAataaagcatttttcttttccttttgcctTTTCGGAATAAAGATCATTTCAACAAAATTATGTGCTCCAATCGGACAAAGTTTCTTATGTGACACAATAAATCATATTTAATAGCCCAACTATGAAAGAAAATCTATGCTCcaatttaaatcatatttaatagcatttctcatttagTTATCTCCCTTAGGATCCTTTCCATATCAAATAATTATGgtcttaatttaaaattaatgcatCTAAATGTGTATATGAAGGAATTAGGTTCATTTACAATCcatttgaactgaataatattcagttagttatagtgaagggatatttttgtcccatcaaaaagtgaaaaggcAAAAATACACATCTACTATAACCaattggatattatccagttcaaatgaactagagataATCATGTTCTGTATATGAAGtaaatgttgacacatttttttaaaaaaattaattaatgtaaaattaTGTATATCATTAAATGCACCAACTTTAAATCCtggcaataaaataaatggaaaaagatcttctccatttcaaattccCTTCATTTCTTCCaattagtgcatttagaagggtagtgttgtccaaaaaacATTTGGACATTTTGCCCTTCTAAATGTATTAACCAGAGGAAATGGAAggaatttgaaatggaaatgattatTTTTCGAAATAAATACTCGCAATTTTATTTGAagtgaaatatttttattttcaaataaaataaagcgaaaaatgtaaaattagtcattgttatttacaattagctccatgtgttatcaaaataaactaaaagatcCTTAAGGAATGCcaagaaaataatttagtccatacagtcaaattttgtccactaatttaacagatttcattagtgtgacactgatttcaatatgacaagtatcataattttattggttcGAACGTTTTACGTTATCAGAATCTGTTAAAtgaggaaatgaaaaaaaaatttggcatacctcaatgatatttgagtttattttaataccacaaaaaattaattgcaaatAAGGGAAACCACGATAAtccattttacattttttcttaaaataaaaaaggagccTTGTCCCTCCCAAACCCCCTTAATTGGAAGGGTGAAataatttttcagttttttcttttgtgtgtgtgtgtgtgtgtgtgtgtgtgtgtgagagagagagagagagacagagacagagacacaGAGATTGTGAGCATCCTTCATCCAAGCAACTCTACAAGTACATGAAAAAATGCGCTTAATATGTACTCTCGGCACTTGTTCTCGTTAAGCTCCAAGTAACAAAGCACAAGCTCTTCCAAGTAATCCCAATCTACGGTTAGATTACGCTCTAATCTAGACCCCACCATCTCCATCATGGACCGTCGGAACTCCGTGTGCGGCTCCAGCGTGTACATTACAACGATGAGGGAGGCCCCGGGGAGTTTGACGCCTTCTTCGCTGACACTTGTCGGCTGGCGATGGGTCCCACGGAGTTGAAcatcttctgcttctcttccaCGTTCCTTGTCGATGTTTCCGGGTTCGCACGCGCTTATTCGAGCGTCTTCGGCGAGTGATCTCAACGCGCCCGTTTGAACGAAGAACCTCGAGGTACCATGGAGGTTTTTTGGTGTTTCCGTGCATCTGGGTGATTCTAAGAGAAACTCCTTCGACGATTCTGCTTGACCCATGATATCATTGTGGCCGTTGGGTGGGTTCTGATCGACGGTGTTGGATGATGAGGTTTCGGTGAGCAAGCAAGCAGGCAATATCCAAGAAGCTTCAAAGCtggattttggttttttgaactttgaagagtAATAATATTGAAGACTTTTTGACTCCATGGTTTCTAGTGAAAACTATGAAGAAGGGTTGGATTTGTATGCAAATGCAATGAAGGGAGAAAGATTTGTAAAAGTGGATCAACAGATTTTGATTTCTAAGATTGCcgaatttgaaagaaaacaccCAAGCAAGTTTAAATGAATTTGCTAGCTTTTCCTTCTGAGATTTTTGACCGTTGTAAAATctgatgaatttaataattaagctGCTATTTTAGCAGGTTTGTGGGGGATCCGGCTTGTATACatgctgttaaaaaaaattggaggagAATTTAACTAAAGTAATTGAAGAACGCACATCAGTCataataaatactaattttctctttcatccATTACTTCATGTTTTCATCTATTTATTAGTATTTATTATGATAGATCTGAACCCTTcaattactttaattaaatccTCACCCTTCAATTTTCGTACAAGCTGGATCCGTTTGGGGTATTACAATAGATTTGAAGATATTTATGTGGAAAAAGTCTTgaccaaaatattcaaaataattttgtttaaaactaGAATCAAAGTTAATGTTGTCTAGGACTAATTGTTATCCGCCCCCTTTTTCTTGGAAAATGATCTTCTAATGAAATTGAGAatatccatttagtgtatttaggaGGATaaacttatccaaaaaatttacacccctcctcaaaaaaaaaaaaaaaaaaaaaaaattatattatccTCCTAAATGCATTAAATTGATACTCTCTAGTTCCCTTTTTCTTTGCGGTGCACTACTTTGACATTTGGTTATTTTGCAAGAATTTCGAATCGAAGATTAGGTGTGCGTGATCATTGCATTAAcactttaaaattaaatgataaagaTTTTGTCATCTTAACATTTATCACATTTATTAACtcaatatttcttatattaatcattttactatttattactacttaaaaatatgataaaaatagtAATTCCCAAGTGATCAAATCTGAacaatttaaattgaaaattataattgagatctcaaaaattaggaaaaagtCCACGTACTCTTCTCAAACTACTACCTTATTTACTGTGTtctctccaaacttttaattgggaTAGTGTCCCTGGGCCCCAATGCcagaaaaaaggacaaaaatgaccattttttttataagataaaaatattccaATAAATtcgaaaacaaacaaaatttaattttttttttttaaatttctacaccttggtttttattattattagttttactttttaatttatatttttataactttattttcGTTATTGagagaacattgacaatttttggtaatttggagaGGACATTACCTCAAttgaaagtctttttttttttttttgtgtggacattgtcaattggttAGTCATGCAATAATCAAACTTTCATGCCATTATGTGGAGATTTATTGATTTTAGGATAGAAATTTCCATCAAACCGGTTTGGagtaaatttccttcaacttactctaataagtgacaaagGCCaactctcacatgttttttttaatattttaacagtcatttattgtcatttcactaAATAGAaactcaaacattaattttttagaaactcaaAAATGTTGAACGACACTTATCACTTATTAGAataggttggagaaaattttcccTCAAAATTTGTGAGGAAAATTGTGTCCTTGATTTTAATACCTGTCCTATGTTGCACTCAACAACTGCAGTCAACCAAACATTTAAGGAGGCATTCAAGTCTTGAAGTGACCATCTCAACTTTCCTTACCCCTCTTCAAAAATGCAGCCCATGATCTCTGTTCATCATGAATGGTGAAACAAAAGgtttaagaaaaagaagaagaaaagcttgtTGGATAGCAGGAAATGGACATGACGAGGTTGTTGTCGGTGTCAGAGGAATGCACGCCATACCTGTTCCTGACATTAAACGAACTCTGCCTCGCaattttcatgattttggtAGAATCAGTTATCTCCACTGGCATCAGTGCTCTTGTTATTGTTGTCTACGAGCATGTCATTGCCACCATTCTCTTGTCCCTTCTCGCTTTCTTCCTCGAGAAGTAAGTGCTTTCATCttcacccatatatatatatatatatatatatatatatattagagaatatttgtatcttttttaaaaaaaaattcttctcgaAAACTATGATTTATGTTTAAGGATTGAGTTGTCTTTGGTGGCAGGAACAAGAGGCCTCCGCTGTCCTTGAACATACTATGCTATGCATTCCTTTTGGGACTCTTGCAGTTAAGTGCaaacctttttcttcttgtacaaattgaaaaatataattctaaGATATTTAAACTAGTTGGGGGTGTTAGGAAATCTATCCTATTTCTCAAAGATCAATCagtgaaaaataagaagaaagcaaaaaacatTCGTAcatgacaccaagatttaaaTGATTCGACTTAACAAGTgaaaagataagaaaatattttggcccttttttgggtgttttgaCCTTAGTCGCTTTTGTAGTAGGGTTTCGTGTGACTTTATATATCTCTCTGTACATTTAATGGTTAACCACGTAAATCTCTGTGTTTtgtaattgtttgtttttaccttcttttttatttttttgtatttcattgATTCTAGGAAATTTGCAAGGGTGGAACCACTGTcgtcccaaaaaaattaatatttaaaaaaaaaacatatatatataattgacttGACCTTTGAAAATTCATccaccaaatatatatttttttaagtagtttCACCCACAAACTATAATTAAGTTCTAGCTCCACCCccggaaataggattaatttcgtAACACATGGCTGTGACTCGTAAGCaatttgtttaaatattattttatatatataatatacattgtTTTGTAGGATAACTCTTTGTCAGATGCTATTGATAACGTCCCTGCAATATTTAGCATCGACCTATCAAAGCGTTGGACTGAACTTGGTACCCTCTATAGTATTTATAATGGCCCTCATCTTCGGACAAGAAAATCTCAGATGGTGGAACATCAACGGACAGGCGAAGATATGGGGTCTACTCCTCTCGGCCGCCGGAGCGTTGGCTTTAGTTTTGTTGAAGGGGCCAGTTTTGCTAACCTCTATGTTGTTTAACGTTAAAGGGACAAGTGATAGCGTCCTTGGCAGCGTCATGATCGTTGTTGCGGTGCTTGCGACAAGCTTTTGGAATATTTTAGTGGTAAGAAATAGATATCTCATATCTGCATTGTTGATCATATagctaacattattattattattattattattatataaattaaatgatcaaattcatTTCTTTCAAGCATTAGCTTAggtttttgaaataagtggtgatttaatgtGGTATTACAAAAAGTTTGAAACTGTTGTCTAGTGAGAAATGTCAAAGCCTTTttaaaacattcaaaaaaatCGCACATCACAATACACGTTCTAAGAGCCGTACACGTGAGTAAAATAGCATTGTTGTACCTAAACAATTCCTCCCTTAATGTGACAATCCCACGACTTGAACCCATGACTTTGGATATGGTATTATTTGTTAGATCAAACCTTTGACCCATATGAAAATCAATTAATGTCTAGTGAAGTAAGTTAGTCTTTTTTATGGCATTTGAAAATTCACACCCTTCAGTGCATGTTTTACGAATCGTCCACATGAGTAGAGTGACATTATTGCACCTTAATAGAGACCAAACTTGagttttaataattaaattcaactattcatattagcttaaacttttgagacaaatgatgatttaacaattaTTACAAATTTGGCTCaagttatgtaaaaaaaaagtagagcaTATGTGTCCGGCCCATTTTTATCTTGAGCCAAACATAATCATGTAAGTTTTGCAGGGGCGTGTCAATCAATTTTACCCCGCAGAATTGTCCCTAACGGCGATGATGAGCTTATTTGGCACAATCCAAACTGCCATAGTCTCTGCATTTGTGATATCATGGTCATCTTGGAAACTAAAGTGGGAAGGAGGGCTTGTCTTGTTCACCATATTACTTGGAGTAAGCCAAATATCTATACATACATGTTAGGGTTGGTATCTTAAATCTAATTATgaattttacattatttaatatgtttttatttgaataatcgCAATATTTTGTTGAGCTAATTATAATTCATGAGATGAATTGAAGTTGGTAAACTGCAATCAATGCATGTGATTTAGGTATATTAAGTGTGACTCATGTATGAAATGTAACACTCCGACTTATAAACATGTCGaaagtaaaaattaaatgtCAGAATTTTTTATGTAACACTACTACATACAACATCATCAATATCAGAACTCTTGTAGCGAGAATAATTatgaacaaattttttctttattttttgttgacatcATAAACTCATCTCAAATGAAACATACCAAAGCTTCTAAATAACTTCAACTTATATAAATATTCATATTGCTATTACAGACATAATATACGTATCTAAAGATTAATATTGTTTCTTAAAAGGTGCCACAAGCGGCACATCAAAACACTACAAAACTGACTATTGTAAGTCAACGAGtcttgaaaatatgaaaatttacaTGTGAATGTGTGAGTCTATGGGTTAGCAAGTTTAAGTATACTAACCATTTTATAATATGAGCACCCATTTTAAGAACACTTCTAACCAATGTTTATAATAACAGCTAATAGTACATAGAGCTTTCCAAATAGAGTTTGCCACCAAAATGTCATAGTTGTTAAAAATAACCACTTGAATAGAGAAGTTtgtatatataatcatatttctttttccatcttcttaattatataaatataactaCCAATCTCATAATATTGATCa encodes the following:
- the LOC132190863 gene encoding transcription repressor OFP11-like, giving the protein MESKSLQYYYSSKFKKPKSSFEASWILPACLLTETSSSNTVDQNPPNGHNDIMGQAESSKEFLLESPRCTETPKNLHGTSRFFVQTGALRSLAEDARISACEPGNIDKERGREAEDVQLRGTHRQPTSVSEEGVKLPGASLIVVMYTLEPHTEFRRSMMEMVGSRLERNLTVDWDYLEELVLCYLELNENKCREYILSAFFHVLVELLG